The Natronoarchaeum mannanilyticum genome includes the window CTCCGACGCGACCTCCAGCAGCGCCTCGCGCAGCGCGACGGTCGTCGCGGCGGCGTCGAGCAGGTCCCCGCGGAGCCGGTGGCGGATGCAGGTCGCCACCTCGTCGTTGCGCGAGCGCGCGGTGTGCATCTTCCCGCCCTCCTCGCCGACGCGCTCGATCACCGCGGTCTCGATGGCCGCGTGGACGTCCTCGCCCTCCGGCAGGTTCTCGTGGCCCGCCGATTCGACGTCGTCGAGCGCCGCCAGAACGTCGGCGGCCACGTCGTCTTCGACGATGCCCTGTTCGGCGAGCATTACCACGTGCGCGCGATCGACCGCGAGGTCGGCCGCGAAGATCCGCCGGTCGGCGTCCATCGAGGAGAGGAACTCCCGCGCGGGGCCGCCGCTGAAGCGGTCGCGGCGGACTACGTCGCCTGCGTTGTCGTCCGAGTTCCCCTCTGGCATGGTCTTATTTGCCCTCGTTCACCGAATCGATCACGGAGTTGGCCAGGCGACCCTGGAACCCGTGGTACTTCGCGACGCCGGTGGCGTCCTTCTGGGTGATACCCTGGCCTTCGACGGTCTCGGTGTTGAAGGAGGCGGCGTCCTCGGAGTACGCGGCGTACTCGCTCTCGCGGCCGACCGCGCGGGCGCTGCCGCCTTCGAGCTTGATCGTCACCGTGCCGGTGACGCGCTCCTGGGTCTCCTCGATGAAGCCTTCGAGCGCGCCGACGAGCGGTGCGTCGATCAGGCCCTGATAGGCCTTCTTCGACCACTGCTGGTCGACCTGGGCCTTGAACTCGCGCTCCTCCTGGGTGAGCACGAGCCCTTCGAGCGCCTCGTGGGCGTTGAGCAGGACGGTCGCGGCGGGGTGCTCGTAGTTCTCGCGGACCTTGAGCCCGAGCATGCGGTCTTCCATCATGTCCGTGCGGCCGACGCCGTAGGCGCCCGCGCGCTCGTTGAGATGTTCGATCAGCTCGACCGCGCCGTACTCCTCGCCGTCGACCGCGACTGGCTCGCCGTCCTCGAACTCGATCTCGACGAGCTCGGTGCCGTCGGCCTCGCCGGGGGCGGAGGTCCACTCGTAGATCTCCTCCGGCGGAACGTAGTCGGGCTTCTCCAGGTCGGCGCCTTCGACCGAGCGGCTCCAGAGGTTCGTGTCGATCGACCAGTCGCCCTCGTTGCCGCTCTGGACGGGAAGACCGCGGTCCTCGGCGTACTCCATCTCCCACTCGCGGGTGAGTTCGAGCTCGCGCACGGGCGCGATGACGTCGAGGTCGGAGTCGCGCCAGACGGCCTCGAACCGGAGCTGGTCGTTGCCCTTGCCCGTACAGCCGTGGGCGACGGCGTCGCAGTCGTTCTCGATCGCGGTCTCGAGGATCGCGTTGGCGATCACGGGGCGGGCCATCGCGGTGCCCAGCGGGTAGCCCTGGTAGGTCGCGTTCGCTTTCAGCGAGTCGAGACACAGCGTGGCGAACTCCTCTCGGGCGTCGACGACGTGGGTCTCCACGCCGAGCGCCTCGGCGGTCTCCTCTGCCTCTTCGAATTCTTCCTCGGGCTGGCCGACGTCGACCGTGACGCCGATCACTTCGTCGTATCCGTACTCCTCTTCGAGCAGCCCGACGCAGACCGTCGTGTCGAGACCGCCCGAAAATGCGAGTGCCACGCGTTCCATTTGTACTCGAAGCCAGCGTTCGGACGGTATTAAATTCTTCCTTTTAGATCATGCAAGAATTGCGCAGAGACGCCTATAGGCAAAGAAAAGCGTTCTTAGTTGTTCGCTGAGACAACCGGGTCGTGGTGTTGAGTAATAGTGGGCCTAAAAGAGGCCCCGTCGCGGTCGTCGTCGGGAGAAAGCGGCGGCGGACCCGCGGCTCTCGACGGGGGCGGGTGTCGAGACGCAGGGAGTCGTCGCCATGTTGAACGGATCTACTCTCTTTGAGCTATTAAAGGCTTCCGAGTTCGACGCGGAATACGCCGCCGAGAGCGGCTCTCAGGTGTGTACGGTATGTGAACATGCCGTTCGAACGTCGAAAATCAGCCACGTTCGATCGGCGGAGGGCCGAACGTCAGGGGACCGCAATCGTTTCGGAGGGTCGAACGTCAGCGGGGCGTCGATCGTCGAGACGAATCGCGCGGAAGGCGGGACGAGTCGCGTGAAGGCGGGACGGCGTCACGCCGATCGGCGCCGTCGGAGGGCGAACGCGGCCGCTCCCGCGACGGACGCGACGGCGGCACCGACGCCGAAGCCGGGCAGGCTATCGGCCGGGCCGCCGGCGCCGGCATCGCCGTCACTGCGTTCCATCGTCGCCTCGAACCCGTCGAGCGACGTTCCGGCGTCCCAGGTGGCGCTCGCCTCGCCGTCGGCGTCGACCGACGGCGTCGCGCCCGCGAGCTCGTACCCGTCCGGGGCGACCAGCACGAACGGCCGGTCGGTGCCGTAGTTGCTCGCGAACGGCTCGGTCACGACCAGCCGGTCACCCTCGACGGCGGCGAGGTTCTCCCAGGTCGCGCTGTACCGGACGACGCCGACGTCGCCGCGCTCTTCGAGTGAGACGTCGGCCTCGTCGACCGGGACGCGCATCTCACGGTCGACCCGGTCGCTCGCGTTCCGTGCGACCGAGTCGAGCCGCGCGGCGTACCGGCGCGTCGCGTTCTCCCGGGCCGATTCGTCGTTCCGCAGGGACGCGAACGCGTCCCGCTCGGCCTCGCTCGTCAGGTCGTACGTCGCGGTCAGGGTGACGACGGCGTCGCCGTCCGCCTGAACCTCGACCACGAGCGAGGGTTCGTCGTTCTCGTTCTGTTCGGGCTGTGCGACCGCGGGGCCGGCGACCGCACCGATCGCCAGCGCCGTCGCGAGCGCGAGTGCTACGGCTCTGTGTGTTGATGGCATCGTTCTCGTCTGAAGTGGAGGGTAGTGTTACAGCTCGGTCGACGCGTTCGTCTCCGAGTCGGCGTCGACGCTGGTGACGTCGTCGTCGCTCTCGGCGCTGACGGTCGTCTCCGAGTCGGCCTCGGCGGTCGAGCCGTCGTCGGACTCGTTGTCGCCGCTCGTTTCGTTGTCCGTGCCCGCGTCGGCGTCGCCGCTCGCGTCGGCGTCCGCGCCGATGTTGATGCCGGG containing:
- a CDS encoding argininosuccinate synthase; this encodes MERVALAFSGGLDTTVCVGLLEEEYGYDEVIGVTVDVGQPEEEFEEAEETAEALGVETHVVDAREEFATLCLDSLKANATYQGYPLGTAMARPVIANAILETAIENDCDAVAHGCTGKGNDQLRFEAVWRDSDLDVIAPVRELELTREWEMEYAEDRGLPVQSGNEGDWSIDTNLWSRSVEGADLEKPDYVPPEEIYEWTSAPGEADGTELVEIEFEDGEPVAVDGEEYGAVELIEHLNERAGAYGVGRTDMMEDRMLGLKVRENYEHPAATVLLNAHEALEGLVLTQEEREFKAQVDQQWSKKAYQGLIDAPLVGALEGFIEETQERVTGTVTIKLEGGSARAVGRESEYAAYSEDAASFNTETVEGQGITQKDATGVAKYHGFQGRLANSVIDSVNEGK
- a CDS encoding DUF7345 domain-containing protein, yielding MPSTHRAVALALATALAIGAVAGPAVAQPEQNENDEPSLVVEVQADGDAVVTLTATYDLTSEAERDAFASLRNDESARENATRRYAARLDSVARNASDRVDREMRVPVDEADVSLEERGDVGVVRYSATWENLAAVEGDRLVVTEPFASNYGTDRPFVLVAPDGYELAGATPSVDADGEASATWDAGTSLDGFEATMERSDGDAGAGGPADSLPGFGVGAAVASVAGAAAFALRRRRSA